In Bacteroidales bacterium, a single window of DNA contains:
- a CDS encoding DUF3592 domain-containing protein, with amino-acid sequence MKVYRISKWAFGGICLLILLLPVSRYWQLLATGDRTTGTVTRYVMRMIDKLPGQSYPAEVSEIEFQAEGVVYRAYGPVNYEYQDGRRLTVIYRPNNPAENCVFTFTAFYLDNYVVLPIILLTLWYAFYLTFNNYSKRSKKSGGGAAPSGGRTARSSAHPLRRIPFL; translated from the coding sequence ATGAAAGTATACCGCATCAGTAAATGGGCCTTTGGAGGGATCTGCCTGTTGATCCTTCTGCTTCCTGTTTCCCGTTACTGGCAATTGCTGGCCACCGGCGACCGGACCACCGGCACGGTGACCCGGTATGTGATGCGGATGATCGATAAGCTTCCGGGTCAGAGCTACCCGGCAGAGGTCAGTGAGATTGAATTTCAGGCGGAAGGGGTCGTTTACAGGGCCTACGGGCCGGTCAACTATGAATACCAGGACGGGCGACGGCTGACTGTCATTTACAGGCCGAACAATCCCGCGGAAAACTGTGTGTTCACCTTTACGGCTTTTTACCTGGACAACTACGTGGTGCTCCCGATTATTCTGCTCACCCTGTGGTACGCCTTCTACCTCACCTTTAACAACTACAGCAAGCGCAGCAAAAAGTCCGGGGGCGGGGCAGCACCTTCCGGAGGGCGGACAGCGCGGTCTTCCGCTCACCCGCTGCGAAGGATCCCGTTCTTATAA
- a CDS encoding amidohydrolase family protein encodes MDKEPHTILEGIHYRSRRVIRLGMRNGSIYSISEEGGASFSSEKSRSLLPVIAPGLVDLQINGMRGVDFNDPELLPRQVEEVAPLLLEEGVTRFYPTLITGPAGRTSCLIRTLKELRHRDGLAGRMIGGIHLEGPFISREEGPRGAHPEEYCLDPDIPQIERWQEEAEGLIRIITLAPELPGCEALIRACVKLGMVVAIGHTAANTGQILRAVKAGATLSTHLGNGCHPVLPRHPNYIWDQLASETLYVSMIADGFHLPDSVLKVFSGIKKERTILVSDGMSFTGMEPGLYISPSTGAVQLTPAGKLHREGDPGLLAGSAGTLLEGVRKMSFMCGLTRAWEMGSVNPLNLMNLAMGDGLRVGAPADLVLLDGGACSLTINQVYKNGILRSG; translated from the coding sequence ATGGATAAAGAGCCACATACTATCCTGGAAGGGATCCATTACAGAAGCCGCCGGGTGATCCGGCTGGGAATGCGAAACGGATCCATCTACAGCATAAGCGAAGAGGGGGGAGCATCGTTCTCCTCCGAAAAAAGCAGATCCTTGCTTCCTGTGATTGCACCCGGTCTGGTCGATCTGCAGATCAACGGAATGAGAGGAGTCGATTTCAACGACCCGGAACTGCTTCCCCGCCAGGTGGAAGAAGTGGCCCCGCTGTTGCTCGAAGAGGGAGTTACCCGCTTTTACCCCACCCTGATCACCGGACCTGCCGGTCGAACCTCCTGCCTGATCAGGACCCTGAAGGAGCTGCGTCATAGGGATGGTCTGGCAGGGCGCATGATCGGAGGCATTCATCTGGAGGGTCCCTTTATTTCCAGGGAGGAAGGACCCCGGGGCGCCCACCCGGAGGAGTATTGCCTGGATCCGGATATCCCGCAAATAGAGCGCTGGCAGGAGGAGGCAGAGGGTTTGATCAGGATCATCACCCTGGCCCCGGAACTCCCCGGATGCGAAGCACTGATCAGGGCCTGTGTAAAACTGGGCATGGTGGTGGCCATCGGACACACGGCAGCAAATACCGGTCAGATTCTCAGGGCGGTAAAAGCCGGAGCCACCCTGTCGACCCATCTGGGGAACGGGTGCCACCCGGTACTTCCCCGCCACCCCAATTATATCTGGGATCAGCTGGCCAGTGAAACACTGTATGTAAGCATGATAGCAGACGGCTTTCATCTGCCCGATTCGGTTCTGAAGGTATTTTCCGGAATTAAAAAAGAAAGGACCATCCTGGTCAGCGACGGGATGTCCTTCACCGGAATGGAGCCGGGCCTCTACATCTCGCCATCCACCGGGGCCGTACAACTGACTCCCGCGGGTAAGCTGCACCGCGAGGGCGATCCCGGCCTGCTGGCCGGTTCTGCCGGCACCTTACTGGAGGGGGTGCGGAAGATGAGTTTTATGTGCGGACTGACCAGGGCCTGGGAGATGGGATCGGTCAACCCCCTGAACCTGATGAACCTGGCTATGGGCGACGGACTCCGGGTAGGGGCTCCGGCCGACCTGGTACTGCTGGACGGGGGGGCCTGCAGCCTCACTATCAATCAGGTTTATAAGAACGGGATCCTTCGCAGCGGGTGA
- a CDS encoding glucosamine-6-phosphate deaminase: protein MEITILDSKAALGRAAAEKGAGHISRAIGRRGSATIILATGASQFEMLGELVRSGLDWSAVTVFHLDEYLGIPESHPASFRKYLRERFVNLVSPAAFYPIHGEANPEEECARLGRMIEKHQVDVAFVGIGENGHLAFNDPPADFGTEDPYIVVELDEACRRQQIGEGWFPSLESVPSRAISMSVRQIMKSETIICSVPDARKAIAVKNTLEEIVSPLVPASILTTHADACLFLDKESASLLKGTAT, encoded by the coding sequence ATGGAAATAACCATTCTTGACAGCAAGGCTGCCCTTGGACGAGCAGCTGCGGAAAAAGGGGCAGGCCATATTTCAAGGGCCATCGGGAGGAGGGGCTCGGCCACCATCATCCTGGCTACGGGGGCCTCCCAGTTTGAAATGCTGGGCGAACTGGTACGATCCGGCCTGGACTGGTCTGCTGTTACTGTGTTCCACCTGGACGAGTACCTCGGAATACCGGAAAGCCATCCGGCCTCCTTCCGGAAATATCTGAGGGAGCGCTTTGTGAACCTGGTTTCACCTGCAGCTTTCTACCCCATCCATGGAGAGGCCAATCCGGAAGAGGAGTGTGCCAGGCTGGGCCGGATGATCGAAAAGCACCAGGTAGATGTGGCCTTCGTGGGAATCGGGGAGAACGGCCACCTGGCTTTCAACGATCCGCCGGCCGATTTCGGGACCGAAGATCCCTATATCGTGGTGGAATTGGATGAAGCCTGCCGCCGCCAGCAAATAGGGGAGGGCTGGTTCCCTTCCCTGGAGTCGGTCCCGTCGCGTGCCATCAGCATGTCGGTCCGCCAGATCATGAAATCAGAAACGATCATCTGCAGCGTGCCTGATGCCCGGAAGGCCATAGCGGTTAAGAACACCCTGGAAGAGATTGTTTCGCCCCTTGTGCCTGCCTCTATTCTTACCACCCATGCAGATGCCTGCCTTTTCCTGGATAAAGAATCTGCCTCCTTGCTGAAAGGAACTGCTACATGA